The Theobroma cacao cultivar B97-61/B2 chromosome 1, Criollo_cocoa_genome_V2, whole genome shotgun sequence genome contains the following window.
ATATTTGGAGCaaagcataaaaatttatatccAAAACTCGTTTAACTTATAAGTGTAAACATATCTTAGAAAGGCCAAAAACTATATAATATTGAAACCACCGACCACTAGATTCCCAATGCCCTTTGATTGATTGTTACAGCCAGAGAATCCTGAGCCCGGTCTTCACGATCCAAGCTACTCGCGTAAACTTGCCTGGCCAGTCTCGTTCATCTCGCTGTACCatattttctctcaaaataatttcagGCCATCAAACAAAcgataaaattatttgctGTAAATGCATTTGTTTTTTAGTGAAATAGCCACATTCATCTTCTTGGGGTCCATGGTGACCGAACACTCAATTCTCTTGTAGAACTTGGGCTTGACCAACTTGCCCAAAACATAAGCCCTAGAACGAACCATGAAGTTGAGTGTCAATGGCACTGGCTGAGTCGGTGCGCCATTCAGACTACCCAGGCTAGCCCCGCCTCCATACAATGGAATATGACTCCCTTTCATCATGACAGTTAGTGCTCTTTGGCTCTTTCTTGATTGATAAAACTTGCGTATctgcaaacaaaaaaaaaaaaaacccgtATAATAATTTGCTTGGgaagaataaataaatgaacCCCCGATGAAAGAAGACAAAATGCACAAAACATTTGATATTGGAGATGGGGTCATGGTTGGTTTACCGATCCAGTGGCCACAGTGAGCTGAGAGTAAGAGAGATCTAAGGGTGTTGATGTTACATGAACCCCGAAAAATGTTGCTGTGTTACGGTATGTGAGCTTCACTGTGCAGTTCATTGATACCATTTCCGTAGCCAGTCCTGAGAAATCCGCACCAGCTTGAACCACAAATTCATTGAACGAAATGCTCTGCAACAAAATTAGTCCATGCCCTTTTCACGATTTTGCAATCTAAGCTTACATTTATAAAacaaggggaaaaaaaaagcaaggCAATGCATGTCAAATCTAGAAATGGTCCAGTGaaagataaagaaagaaatggaaaaataaagaatctAACCTTCATGGTGATTTTAGGTTTTTGAGGTCTACTAGCGCCCCATAGGATCAAGGAAAAGGTAGTGAAAAGCACAAAGAAGCCAACGACAAATGCAAGGAAATAACAACGACGAGGGAGGCCGTGAGGGACGCCATCACCATCAAGCAAACCTTCTTCTTCAATGGCATCGAACTCTTTCCATGGCTTGCGACCCTTGCGAGATCCCTCGTGTTTTCGATGTGGTTTGAGGGATCCAGACAGGCGGGTGGAAGAAGACTCACGCGAGGAATGAGGGCCTAATGAAGAGTTGGAGTGAGAGTGAGGAGGTGAGCCCATGGGGCTGATCACCGGCGTGGAGTGGAATGAGTTTGTAGTCTTTTCACCATCATGGGAGTCCCTTGATGGACTCTGAACGTAGTAGACTTGGCGACGAGGGGACCTTGCTGGTGAAGATTGACTCAGGCTGCTCACCTCTGAGTCTGTCTTGGTGAGATGAGCCG
Protein-coding sequences here:
- the LOC18611147 gene encoding uncharacterized protein LOC18611147, which encodes MSAHLTKTDSEVSSLSQSSPARSPRRQVYYVQSPSRDSHDGEKTTNSFHSTPVISPMGSPPHSHSNSSLGPHSSRESSSTRLSGSLKPHRKHEGSRKGRKPWKEFDAIEEEGLLDGDGVPHGLPRRCYFLAFVVGFFVLFTTFSLILWGASRPQKPKITMKSISFNEFVVQAGADFSGLATEMVSMNCTVKLTYRNTATFFGVHVTSTPLDLSYSQLTVATGSIRKFYQSRKSQRALTVMMKGSHIPLYGGGASLGSLNGAPTQPVPLTLNFMVRSRAYVLGKLVKPKFYKRIECSVTMDPKKMNVAISLKNKCIYSK